A section of the Pseudomonas prosekii genome encodes:
- the nfuA gene encoding Fe-S biogenesis protein NfuA has translation MTAITITDAAHDYLADLLSKQNTPGIGIRVFITQPGTQYAETCIAYCKPGEEKPEDTALGLKDFTAYIDSFSEAFLDDAVVDYATDRMGGQLTIKAPNAKVPMVNADSPVNERINYYLQTEINPGLASHGGQVSLIDVVEDGIAVLKFGGGCQGCGQADVTLREGIERTLLERIPELKGVRDVTDHTQKENAYY, from the coding sequence ATGACCGCTATTACCATTACTGACGCCGCCCACGATTATCTGGCAGATCTGCTCTCCAAGCAGAACACCCCAGGCATCGGCATTCGCGTCTTCATCACCCAGCCTGGCACCCAGTACGCCGAAACCTGCATTGCCTACTGCAAGCCGGGCGAAGAAAAACCAGAAGACACCGCGCTGGGGTTGAAAGACTTCACCGCTTACATCGATTCGTTCAGCGAAGCCTTTCTGGATGACGCGGTAGTCGATTACGCCACCGACCGCATGGGCGGCCAGCTGACCATCAAGGCGCCAAACGCCAAAGTACCGATGGTCAACGCCGACAGCCCGGTCAACGAGCGCATCAATTACTACCTGCAAACCGAGATCAATCCGGGGCTCGCGAGCCACGGCGGTCAGGTCAGCCTGATCGATGTGGTCGAAGACGGCATCGCTGTGCTGAAGTTCGGCGGCGGTTGCCAGGGCTGCGGCCAGGCGGACGTGACCTTGCGTGAAGGCATCGAGCGCACTTTGCTCGAGCGCATTCCGGAGCTCAAAGGTGTTCGTGACGTGACCGACCACACGCAGAAAGAAAACGCCTACTACTAA
- a CDS encoding acyltransferase family protein, whose product MLISVQALRFIAAWAVVCHHFMQIFFDFHARGPVGQAFIDKGAVGVDIFFVISGLVIFLSTEGKSLPPGRFLLYRLFRIVPAYWLYTALMALVVVFARPVLPDQSVDWSHFLLSLVFIPTENPGGYGIYPTLNVGWTLNYEMLFYLLFAWALLFRLQVRLLIVAALLFAVCQAWTGYGWVSEFYRSDIVYEFLLGIALGMIYRRGWIKPGLYLPLLGIACALLMIYHLPPGPRFLAWGLPSAVLVMACIALERFFANNRVLEVLGNCSYSVYLMHVLVLSAGGFVAQRYGVNPYVMFVVCALTIGFASWLSYEWVEKRSYRWLKARIDGEKAAEPALALSRQKY is encoded by the coding sequence ATGTTGATTTCGGTGCAGGCCTTGCGTTTCATCGCAGCCTGGGCGGTGGTTTGCCACCATTTCATGCAGATTTTTTTCGACTTCCATGCGCGCGGGCCGGTGGGGCAGGCGTTCATCGACAAGGGCGCGGTGGGCGTCGATATCTTCTTTGTCATCAGTGGTCTGGTGATTTTCCTCTCCACTGAAGGCAAGTCGCTGCCGCCCGGCCGCTTCCTGTTGTATCGACTGTTCCGCATCGTCCCGGCGTACTGGCTGTACACCGCGTTAATGGCGCTGGTGGTGGTGTTCGCACGGCCGGTATTGCCGGACCAAAGCGTCGACTGGTCGCATTTCCTGCTGTCGCTGGTATTCATTCCTACGGAGAACCCCGGCGGTTACGGGATTTATCCCACACTCAACGTCGGTTGGACCCTGAACTACGAAATGCTTTTTTACCTGCTGTTTGCCTGGGCGTTGCTGTTTCGCTTGCAAGTGCGACTGCTGATCGTCGCGGCGCTGCTGTTTGCGGTATGCCAGGCGTGGACCGGTTATGGCTGGGTCAGCGAGTTCTACCGTTCGGATATCGTCTACGAATTCCTGCTCGGGATCGCCCTTGGCATGATCTACCGTCGTGGCTGGATCAAACCGGGGTTATACCTGCCGCTGCTGGGGATTGCCTGCGCGTTGTTGATGATTTATCACCTGCCGCCGGGGCCGCGATTCCTCGCGTGGGGCTTGCCGAGCGCAGTGCTGGTGATGGCGTGTATTGCGCTGGAGCGGTTTTTCGCCAACAACCGGGTATTGGAAGTGCTCGGTAATTGCTCCTATTCGGTGTACCTGATGCACGTGCTGGTGCTGTCCGCTGGCGGATTTGTCGCACAGCGTTATGGCGTTAATCCCTACGTGATGTTCGTGGTGTGTGCGCTGACAATCGGGTTTGCTTCGTGGCTGAGCTACGAATGGGTGGAAAAACGCAGCTATCGGTGGCTTAAAGCGCGGATCGACGGGGAAAAGGCTGCCGAACCGGCGCTGGCTCTTTCCCGACAAAAATACTAG
- a CDS encoding fatty acid cis/trans isomerase, producing the protein MPYRVVVSMLLLLISWGATAQDPTVSSAISYTRDIQPIFTEKCVACHACYDSACQLNLGSGEGALRGASKTPVYDGERSVAAPPTRLFYDAFGKRAWQQKGFYSVLDAQGSQAALMARMLELGHTTALTPNAKLPEGIALGLNRENTCAMPAEFDGYASAHPKEGMPLAVTGLTDQQYQTLQRWLASGAPIDQQGLAPSAEEALQVLQWEKLLNSPGARESLVGRWLFEHLFLAHIYFKDGEPGHFFQWVRSRTPSGQPIDLINTRRPNDDPGTRVYYRLWPVQGVIVQKTHITYPLSAAKMARVKSLFYSGNWQANALPGYGPERRANPFTTFEAIPAQARYQFMLDNAEYFVRTFIRGPVCRGQIATDVIRDNFWALFQAPEHDLYITDPNYRGQATPLLAMPGQNDDVGSVLGLWHDYRDKRNEYEALRRDSYADAPAPSWSTLWAGNDNALLSIFRHFDSASVNKGLIGEVPQTMWLFDYPLLERTYYQLAVNFDVFGNVSHQAQTRLYFDLIRNGAEQNFLRLMPADSREGYLDDWYQNSGKFKMWLDYETIDDDKPTALKLDEKDPKRDFAEQLLARYGDLDARPDPINRCAGAYCSRPNIDPALQNAEQALSQLTSRPAAGLRVIDQLPEATMLRVETASGKREIYSLLRNRAHSNVAFLLGESLRFQPGLDTLTIYPGVLSSYPNFMFNVPAAQMPAFVAAMENAKDANRFEKIVDRWGIRRSHPQFWFYFHDLSRYVHETDPVEEGVLDMNRYENL; encoded by the coding sequence ATGCCGTATCGCGTCGTCGTCAGCATGTTGTTGCTGCTCATAAGCTGGGGCGCCACTGCGCAGGATCCCACCGTTTCATCCGCCATTTCCTACACCCGCGACATTCAGCCGATCTTCACCGAAAAGTGCGTGGCCTGCCATGCGTGCTACGACTCGGCGTGTCAGCTGAACCTGGGTAGCGGCGAAGGCGCGTTGCGTGGCGCCAGCAAAACCCCGGTGTACGACGGTGAACGCAGCGTCGCGGCACCGCCAACGCGGCTGTTTTACGACGCTTTCGGCAAACGCGCTTGGCAACAAAAAGGCTTCTATTCGGTGCTGGATGCGCAGGGCAGCCAAGCCGCGTTGATGGCGCGGATGCTCGAACTCGGGCACACAACCGCGCTGACGCCCAATGCCAAACTGCCGGAAGGGATCGCGCTGGGCCTTAATCGCGAAAACACCTGCGCGATGCCGGCGGAGTTTGACGGTTACGCCAGCGCTCACCCCAAAGAAGGCATGCCGCTGGCGGTCACCGGACTCACCGATCAGCAATACCAGACGCTGCAGCGCTGGCTCGCGTCCGGTGCGCCGATTGATCAGCAAGGCCTGGCGCCGAGCGCCGAGGAAGCGCTGCAAGTGCTGCAATGGGAAAAGCTGCTAAATTCGCCTGGCGCGCGGGAAAGTCTGGTCGGGCGCTGGTTGTTCGAGCATTTGTTTCTCGCGCACATTTATTTCAAGGACGGCGAGCCGGGGCATTTCTTCCAGTGGGTGCGCTCGCGCACGCCGAGCGGTCAGCCGATTGATCTGATCAATACGCGCCGGCCCAACGATGATCCGGGCACTCGGGTGTATTACCGTTTGTGGCCGGTGCAAGGCGTGATTGTGCAGAAAACCCACATCACTTATCCGCTGAGCGCGGCGAAAATGGCCCGGGTCAAAAGCCTGTTCTACAGCGGTAACTGGCAGGCGAACGCGTTGCCGGGTTATGGCCCGGAGCGCCGCGCCAATCCGTTCACCACCTTCGAAGCGATCCCGGCGCAGGCGCGTTATCAGTTCATGCTGGATAACGCTGAATACTTTGTCCGCACCTTTATTCGCGGGCCGGTGTGCCGTGGGCAGATCGCCACGGATGTGATTCGCGATAACTTCTGGGCGCTGTTCCAGGCGCCGGAGCACGATCTGTACATCACCGACCCCAACTATCGCGGCCAGGCGACGCCGCTGCTGGCGATGCCGGGGCAGAACGACGATGTTGGCAGCGTCCTCGGCTTGTGGCACGACTACCGCGACAAGCGCAACGAATACGAGGCCTTGCGTCGCGACAGTTACGCCGATGCGCCAGCGCCGAGCTGGTCGACATTGTGGGCCGGCAACGACAACGCGTTACTGAGCATTTTTCGCCACTTCGACAGCGCTTCAGTGAACAAGGGCCTGATCGGCGAAGTGCCGCAGACGATGTGGCTGTTCGACTATCCGCTGCTGGAGCGCACCTATTATCAGTTGGCGGTCAACTTCGATGTGTTCGGCAATGTCTCGCATCAGGCGCAGACGCGGCTGTATTTCGACCTGATCCGCAACGGCGCCGAACAGAACTTCCTGCGCCTGATGCCGGCCGATTCGCGCGAGGGTTACCTCGACGATTGGTATCAGAACAGCGGCAAATTCAAGATGTGGCTGGATTACGAAACCATCGATGACGACAAGCCGACCGCGCTCAAACTCGATGAAAAAGACCCGAAACGCGACTTCGCCGAGCAATTGCTGGCCCGTTACGGCGACCTCGATGCGCGGCCCGATCCGATCAACCGTTGCGCCGGCGCTTACTGCTCGCGGCCGAATATCGACCCGGCGTTGCAGAACGCCGAGCAGGCCTTGAGCCAGCTGACTTCACGTCCGGCAGCGGGTTTACGGGTGATCGACCAGTTGCCGGAAGCGACCATGCTGCGCGTCGAAACCGCCAGCGGCAAACGTGAGATCTACAGCCTGCTGCGCAACCGCGCGCACAGCAACGTCGCATTCCTGCTCGGCGAATCCCTGCGTTTTCAACCGGGGCTGGACACTTTGACCATCTATCCGGGAGTGCTCAGCAGCTACCCGAACTTCATGTTCAACGTGCCGGCGGCGCAAATGCCGGCATTTGTCGCAGCAATGGAAAACGCCAAGGACGCCAACCGCTTCGAGAAAATCGTCGACCGCTGGGGGATTCGCCGCAGCCATCCGCAGTTCTGGTTCTACTTCCACGACCTGAGCCGCTACGTCCACGAAACCGACCCGGTGGAAGAGGGTGTGCTGGATATGAATCGCTACGAGAACCTCTGA
- the metH gene encoding methionine synthase codes for MSDRSVRLQALKQALKERILILDGGMGTMIQSYKLEEQDYRGKRFADWPSDVKGNNDLLVLTRPDVIGAIEKAYLDAGADILETNTFNATQVSLADYGMQGLAYELNVEGARLARKVCDAKTLETPDKPRFVAGVIGPTSRTCSLSPDVNNPGYRNVTFDELVENYTEATKGLIEGGADLILIETIFDTLNAKAAIFAVQGVFEELGIELPIMISGTITDASGRTLSGQTTEAFWNSVAHAKPISVGLNCALGASELRPYLEELSNKANTHVSAHPNAGLPNEFGEYDELPAETAKVIEEFAQSGFLNIVGGCCGTTPGHIEAIANAVAGYAPRVIPDIPKACRLSGLEPFTIDRNSLFINVGERTNITGSAKFARLIREDNYTEALEVALQQVEAGAQVIDINMDEGMLDSKKAMVTFLNLIAGEPDISRVPIMIDSSKWEVIEAGLKCIQGKGIVNSISMKEGVEQFIHHAKLCKRYGAAVVVMAFDEAGQADTEARKKEICKRSYDILVNEVGFPPEDIIFDPNIFAIATGIEEHNNYAVDFINACAYIRDELPYALTSGGVSNVSFSFRGNNPVREAIHSVFLLYAIRNGLTMGIVNAGQLEIYDQIPAELRDAVEDVVLNRTAEGTDALLAIADKYKGDGSVKEAETEEWRGWEVNKRLEHALVKGITTHIVEDTEESRQSFSRPIEVIEGPLMSGMNIVGDLFGAGKMFLPQVVKSARVMKQAVAHLIPFIELEKGDKPEAKGKILMATVKGDVHDIGKNIVGVVLGCNGYDIVDLGVMVPAEKILQVAKEQKCDIIGLSGLITPSLDEMVHVAREMQRQDFHLPLMIGGATTSKAHTAVKIEPKYSNDAVIYVTDASRAVGVATQLLSKELKPAFIEKTRLEYIEVRERTANRSARTERLSYPASIAKKPQFDWSTYAPVKPTFTGAKVLDNIDLKVLAEYIDWTPFFISWDLAGKFPRILEDEVVGEAATALYADAKEMLAKLIDEKLISARAVFGFWPANQVRDDDIELYGDDGKPLAKLHHLRQQIIKTDGKPNFSLADFVAPKDSEITDYVGGFITTAGIGAEEVAKAYQDAGDDYNSIMVKALADRLAEACAEWLHQQVRKDYWGYAKDETLDNDALIKEQYSGIRPAPGYPACPDHTEKGTLFALLDPEASEMQAGRSGVFLTEHYAMFPAAAVSGWYFAHPQAQYFAVGKIDKDQVQSYTSRKGQDLSVTERWLAPNLGYDN; via the coding sequence ATGTCCGATCGCAGTGTTCGCCTTCAAGCTCTCAAGCAAGCCCTCAAAGAGCGCATCCTGATTCTCGACGGCGGCATGGGCACGATGATCCAGAGCTATAAGCTTGAGGAACAGGATTACCGTGGCAAACGCTTCGCCGACTGGCCGAGCGATGTCAAAGGCAACAACGACCTGCTGGTGCTGACCCGCCCGGACGTGATCGGCGCGATCGAAAAAGCCTACCTGGATGCCGGCGCCGACATCCTCGAAACCAACACCTTCAACGCCACCCAGGTGTCCCTCGCCGACTACGGCATGCAGGGCCTGGCCTACGAGTTAAACGTAGAAGGCGCTCGTCTGGCGCGCAAGGTCTGCGATGCCAAGACCCTCGAAACCCCGGACAAGCCGCGTTTCGTCGCCGGCGTGATCGGGCCGACCAGCCGTACTTGCTCGCTGTCGCCCGACGTTAACAACCCCGGCTACCGCAACGTCACCTTCGATGAGCTGGTGGAAAACTACACCGAGGCCACCAAAGGCCTGATCGAGGGCGGCGCCGACCTGATCCTGATCGAAACCATCTTCGACACCTTGAACGCCAAAGCGGCGATTTTTGCCGTGCAAGGTGTGTTCGAAGAGTTGGGCATCGAATTGCCGATCATGATTTCCGGGACCATCACCGATGCCTCCGGCCGGACCTTGTCGGGCCAGACCACCGAAGCGTTCTGGAACTCGGTGGCGCACGCCAAGCCGATTTCCGTCGGCCTCAACTGCGCGCTCGGCGCCAGTGAGTTGCGTCCGTACCTCGAAGAACTGTCGAACAAGGCCAACACCCACGTTTCCGCGCACCCGAACGCTGGCCTGCCGAACGAATTCGGCGAGTACGACGAGTTGCCGGCAGAAACCGCCAAGGTCATCGAAGAATTCGCCCAAAGCGGTTTTCTGAACATTGTCGGCGGTTGCTGCGGCACCACGCCGGGCCACATCGAAGCCATCGCCAACGCCGTCGCCGGTTACGCGCCCCGGGTGATTCCGGACATTCCCAAGGCCTGTCGCCTGTCGGGTCTGGAGCCGTTCACGATTGATCGCAACTCGTTGTTCATCAACGTCGGCGAGCGCACCAACATCACCGGTTCGGCGAAATTCGCCCGCCTGATCCGTGAAGACAACTACACCGAAGCGCTGGAAGTCGCCCTGCAGCAGGTCGAGGCCGGCGCTCAGGTGATCGACATCAACATGGACGAAGGCATGCTCGATTCGAAGAAGGCGATGGTGACCTTCCTCAATCTGATTGCCGGCGAACCGGATATTTCGCGCGTGCCGATCATGATCGACTCCTCGAAATGGGAAGTGATCGAAGCCGGCCTCAAGTGCATTCAGGGCAAGGGCATCGTCAACTCGATCAGCATGAAAGAAGGCGTCGAGCAGTTCATTCATCACGCCAAACTGTGCAAGCGTTACGGTGCGGCGGTGGTGGTAATGGCCTTCGACGAAGCCGGTCAGGCCGACACCGAAGCGCGCAAGAAAGAAATCTGCAAACGCTCCTACGACATTCTGGTCAACGAAGTCGGCTTCCCGCCGGAAGACATCATTTTCGACCCGAACATCTTCGCGATCGCCACCGGCATCGAAGAACACAACAACTATGCCGTCGACTTTATTAACGCGTGCGCTTACATCCGCGACGAGCTGCCGTACGCGCTGACCTCTGGCGGCGTGTCCAACGTGTCGTTTTCGTTCCGTGGCAACAACCCGGTGCGCGAGGCGATTCACTCGGTGTTCCTGCTGTACGCGATCCGCAATGGCCTGACCATGGGCATCGTCAACGCCGGGCAACTGGAGATCTACGACCAGATCCCGGCCGAGCTGCGTGACGCCGTCGAAGACGTGGTGCTTAACCGCACCGCCGAAGGCACCGACGCCCTCCTCGCCATCGCCGACAAGTACAAGGGCGACGGCAGCGTCAAGGAAGCCGAGACCGAAGAGTGGCGCGGCTGGGAAGTCAACAAACGTCTGGAACATGCGCTGGTCAAGGGCATCACCACGCACATTGTCGAAGACACCGAAGAATCGCGTCAGTCGTTCAGCCGCCCGATCGAAGTCATCGAAGGCCCGCTGATGTCGGGCATGAACATCGTCGGCGACCTGTTCGGCGCCGGCAAAATGTTCCTGCCGCAAGTGGTGAAATCCGCCCGCGTGATGAAGCAGGCCGTGGCGCATTTGATCCCGTTCATCGAACTGGAAAAGGGTGACAAACCGGAAGCCAAAGGCAAAATCCTCATGGCCACGGTCAAGGGTGACGTGCACGACATCGGCAAAAATATTGTCGGCGTGGTCCTCGGTTGTAACGGCTACGACATCGTCGACCTCGGCGTGATGGTGCCGGCCGAGAAGATCCTGCAAGTGGCCAAGGAACAGAAGTGCGACATCATCGGTTTGTCCGGTCTGATCACGCCTTCGCTGGATGAAATGGTCCACGTGGCGCGCGAGATGCAGCGCCAGGATTTCCACTTGCCGCTGATGATCGGTGGCGCGACCACCTCGAAAGCGCACACGGCGGTGAAGATCGAACCGAAGTACAGCAACGACGCGGTGATCTACGTTACCGACGCCTCGCGCGCAGTGGGCGTGGCCACGCAGTTGCTGTCCAAGGAACTGAAACCGGCGTTTATCGAGAAGACGCGCCTGGAATACATCGAGGTCCGCGAGCGCACCGCCAACCGCAGCGCGCGCACCGAACGCCTGAGCTACCCGGCGTCAATCGCCAAGAAACCGCAGTTTGACTGGAGCACTTACGCACCGGTGAAACCGACGTTTACCGGGGCCAAGGTGCTCGACAATATCGATTTGAAGGTGCTGGCCGAGTACATCGACTGGACGCCGTTCTTCATCTCCTGGGACTTGGCCGGCAAGTTTCCGCGCATTCTCGAAGATGAAGTGGTCGGCGAAGCGGCGACGGCGCTGTACGCCGATGCCAAGGAAATGCTCGCCAAGTTGATCGACGAGAAGCTGATCAGCGCCCGTGCGGTGTTCGGTTTCTGGCCGGCGAATCAGGTGCGCGACGACGACATCGAGCTGTATGGCGATGACGGCAAGCCCTTGGCCAAACTGCATCACTTGCGTCAGCAGATCATCAAGACCGACGGCAAACCGAATTTCTCCCTGGCCGACTTTGTCGCGCCGAAGGACAGCGAGATTACTGACTACGTCGGTGGTTTCATTACCACCGCCGGGATCGGCGCGGAAGAAGTGGCCAAGGCGTATCAGGACGCCGGCGACGATTACAACTCGATCATGGTCAAAGCCTTGGCCGACCGCTTGGCCGAAGCCTGCGCCGAGTGGTTGCACCAGCAAGTGCGTAAAGATTATTGGGGTTACGCCAAGGATGAAACGCTGGACAACGACGCGCTGATCAAAGAGCAATACAGCGGCATCCGCCCTGCCCCGGGCTACCCGGCCTGCCCGGATCACACCGAGAAAGGCACGTTGTTCGCGTTGCTCGACCCTGAGGCCAGCGAAATGCAGGCCGGGCGCAGCGGCGTGTTCCTCACCGAACATTACGCGATGTTCCCGGCAGCAGCGGTCAGCGGCTGGTACTTCGCGCACCCGCAGGCGCAGTATTTTGCGGTGGGCAAGATCGACAAGGATCAGGTGCAGAGCTACACCTCGCGCAAAGGTCAGGATTTGAGCGTGACCGAACGCTGGCTGGCGCCGAATCTGGGTTACGACAACTGA
- a CDS encoding DUF2970 domain-containing protein: MDDPVDNKPPTLWQMLHSVVAAAFGVQSGKNRARDFTHGKPSHFVILGILFTAVFALSLFGIVKLVLMLAGI; encoded by the coding sequence ATGGACGATCCAGTCGACAACAAGCCGCCGACCTTATGGCAGATGCTGCACAGCGTGGTGGCGGCGGCGTTCGGGGTGCAGAGCGGAAAGAATCGCGCCCGCGACTTCACTCACGGCAAGCCGAGTCATTTCGTGATTCTGGGGATTTTGTTCACGGCAGTTTTTGCGCTGTCACTGTTCGGCATCGTCAAACTGGTCCTGATGCTGGCCGGGATCTGA
- a CDS encoding nitrite/sulfite reductase: protein MYVYDEYDQRIIEDRVKQFRDQTRRYLAGELSEEEFRPLRLQNGLYIQRFAPMLRVAVPYGQLTSRQTRMMAKIARDFDKGYAHISTRQNVQFNWPALEDIPDILAELATVQMHAIQTSGNCLRNVTTDQFAGVAADELIDPRPWCEIVRQWTTFHPEFAYLPRKFKIAINGSTSDRAAIEVHDIGLEPVHNAAGELGFRVLVGGGLGRTPVVGAFINEFLPWQDLLSYLDAILRVYNRYGRRDNKYKARIKILVKALTPEVFAQKVDAEMEHLRGGQTTLTDAEVHRVAKHFVDPDYKALDNQTQALAELDKEHPGFARWRTRNTLAHKKPGYVAVTLSLKPTGVAPGDITDKQLDAVADLAERYSFGQLRTSHEQNIILADVEQTQLFTLWGELREQGFATPNIGLLTDIICCPGGDFCSLANAKSIPIAESIQRRFDDLDYLFDVGELDLNISGCMNACGHHHVGHIGILGVDKKGEEFYQVSLGGSGSRNASLGKILGPSFAQEAMPDVIEKLIDVYIEQRHEDERFIDTYQRIGIDLFKERVYAANH, encoded by the coding sequence ATGTACGTATACGACGAGTACGATCAGCGGATCATCGAGGACCGCGTCAAGCAGTTCCGTGATCAGACCCGACGCTATCTGGCAGGCGAGCTGAGCGAAGAAGAATTCCGCCCCCTGCGCCTGCAAAATGGCCTTTACATCCAGCGTTTCGCGCCGATGTTGCGGGTGGCGGTGCCTTACGGCCAACTGACCTCGCGCCAGACGCGAATGATGGCCAAAATTGCCCGCGACTTCGACAAGGGCTACGCCCACATCAGTACCCGGCAGAACGTGCAGTTCAACTGGCCGGCGCTGGAAGACATCCCGGACATCCTCGCTGAACTGGCCACTGTGCAGATGCACGCGATCCAGACCAGCGGCAACTGCCTGCGCAACGTCACCACCGACCAGTTCGCCGGTGTCGCCGCCGACGAGTTGATCGACCCGCGTCCGTGGTGCGAAATCGTCCGTCAGTGGACGACATTCCACCCGGAATTCGCTTACCTGCCGCGCAAATTCAAGATCGCCATCAACGGCTCGACCTCTGACCGCGCGGCCATCGAAGTGCACGACATTGGCCTTGAGCCGGTGCACAACGCTGCGGGCGAGCTGGGCTTCCGTGTGCTGGTCGGTGGCGGCCTCGGCCGTACGCCGGTGGTTGGCGCGTTCATCAATGAATTCCTGCCGTGGCAGGACTTGCTGAGCTACCTCGACGCCATTCTGCGGGTTTACAACCGCTACGGCCGTCGCGACAACAAGTACAAGGCGCGGATCAAGATCCTCGTCAAAGCGCTGACCCCTGAAGTGTTCGCGCAAAAAGTCGACGCCGAAATGGAACACCTGCGCGGTGGCCAGACCACGTTGACCGACGCCGAAGTGCATCGCGTCGCCAAGCACTTTGTCGATCCCGACTACAAGGCCCTGGACAACCAGACCCAGGCACTCGCCGAGCTCGACAAGGAACATCCGGGTTTCGCTCGCTGGCGCACCCGCAACACCCTGGCGCACAAGAAGCCGGGCTATGTTGCCGTGACCCTGTCGCTGAAACCGACCGGCGTTGCGCCGGGCGACATCACCGACAAGCAGCTCGATGCCGTTGCCGACCTCGCCGAGCGTTACAGCTTCGGCCAACTGCGCACCTCGCACGAACAGAACATCATTCTCGCCGACGTCGAACAGACGCAGTTGTTCACCCTGTGGGGCGAGTTGCGCGAGCAAGGTTTCGCCACGCCGAACATCGGCCTGCTGACCGACATCATCTGCTGCCCGGGGGGTGATTTCTGCTCGCTGGCCAACGCCAAGTCGATCCCGATTGCCGAATCGATCCAGCGCCGTTTCGACGACCTCGACTACCTGTTCGACGTCGGCGAACTGGACCTGAACATCTCCGGTTGCATGAACGCCTGCGGGCACCACCACGTCGGCCACATCGGCATCCTCGGGGTGGACAAGAAAGGTGAGGAGTTCTACCAGGTGTCCCTCGGCGGCAGCGGCAGTCGCAACGCCAGCCTGGGCAAAATCCTCGGCCCGTCCTTCGCCCAGGAAGCCATGCCTGATGTGATCGAGAAACTGATCGACGTGTACATCGAACAACGTCACGAAGATGAGCGTTTCATCGACACCTATCAGCGCATCGGCATCGACCTCTTCAAGGAGCGCGTCTATGCAGCGAATCATTAA
- a CDS encoding DUF934 domain-containing protein: protein MQRIIKNNEVVDETWHLLPKDFNIDEISNCDDYIVPLALWREHGRMLLARDGGLGVWLDADEEAEEIGEDVDKFKVIALNFPAFTDGRNYSNARLLRDRYGFKGELRAIGDVLRDQLFYLHRCGFDAFAIRADKDPYEALEGLKDFSVTYQAATDEPLPLFRRR, encoded by the coding sequence ATGCAGCGAATCATTAAGAACAACGAAGTCGTCGACGAGACCTGGCACCTGCTGCCCAAGGATTTCAACATTGACGAAATCAGCAACTGCGACGACTACATCGTCCCGTTGGCGCTGTGGCGCGAGCACGGCCGCATGCTCCTGGCCCGCGATGGCGGCCTGGGTGTGTGGCTGGACGCCGATGAAGAAGCCGAGGAAATCGGTGAAGACGTCGACAAGTTCAAGGTGATTGCCCTGAACTTCCCGGCGTTCACCGATGGCCGCAACTACTCCAATGCCCGTCTGCTGCGTGACCGTTACGGTTTCAAAGGCGAATTGCGCGCGATTGGCGATGTACTGCGCGACCAGTTGTTTTACCTGCACCGCTGCGGGTTTGATGCCTTCGCGATTCGCGCCGACAAAGACCCGTACGAAGCCCTTGAAGGTTTGAAGGACTTCTCGGTGACGTATCAGGCCGCGACTGACGAGCCGTTGCCACTGTTTCGTCGACGTTAA